In the genome of Candidatus Reidiella endopervernicosa, one region contains:
- the tuf gene encoding elongation factor Tu has translation MSKEKFERTKPHVNVGTIGHVDHGKTTLTAAITKVMAEAMGGEAKAFDEIDNAPEEKARGITIATSHVEYESDNRHYAHVDCPGHADYVKNMITGAAQMDGAILVCSAADGPMPQTREHILLSRQVGVPYIVVFMNKADMVDDEELLELVEMEIRDLLSSYEFPGDDTPIITGSALKALEGDTTEIGAPSIVKLVEAMDSYFPQPERAVDGDFLMPVEDVFSISGRGTVVTGRIERGIVKVGEELEIVGIKDTAKTTCTGVEMFRKLLDEGQAGDNVGVLLRGTKREEVERGQVLAKPGSITPHTKFEAEVYVLSKDEGGRHTPFFNGYRPQFYFRTTDVTGACDLPEGIEMVMPGDNVKMTVSLIAPIAMEDGLRFAIREGGRTVGAGVVAKVIE, from the coding sequence ATGTCCAAAGAAAAATTTGAACGTACGAAACCGCATGTAAACGTGGGCACCATTGGTCACGTTGACCATGGTAAAACGACACTGACCGCGGCGATTACCAAGGTAATGGCAGAGGCGATGGGTGGTGAGGCCAAGGCGTTTGACGAGATCGATAACGCTCCTGAAGAGAAGGCACGTGGCATAACGATCGCCACCTCACACGTAGAGTACGAGTCAGACAACCGCCACTATGCGCACGTTGACTGCCCCGGCCATGCTGACTACGTCAAGAACATGATCACCGGTGCAGCGCAGATGGATGGCGCGATCCTGGTCTGCTCAGCTGCTGATGGCCCAATGCCTCAGACCCGTGAGCACATCCTGCTCTCGCGTCAGGTTGGCGTACCTTATATTGTTGTCTTCATGAACAAGGCCGACATGGTCGATGATGAAGAGCTGCTGGAGCTGGTAGAGATGGAGATCCGCGATCTTCTCTCAAGCTACGAATTCCCAGGCGACGACACCCCTATTATTACCGGTTCAGCGCTCAAGGCGCTTGAGGGTGATACCACAGAGATCGGCGCACCTTCAATCGTCAAGCTGGTTGAGGCGATGGACAGCTACTTCCCACAGCCTGAGCGTGCAGTAGATGGTGACTTCCTGATGCCGGTTGAGGATGTCTTCTCAATCTCCGGTCGTGGCACCGTAGTTACCGGCCGTATCGAGCGTGGCATCGTCAAGGTCGGTGAAGAGCTTGAGATTGTTGGTATCAAGGACACCGCCAAGACCACCTGTACCGGTGTTGAGATGTTCCGCAAGCTGCTTGACGAAGGTCAGGCGGGTGACAACGTCGGCGTACTGCTGCGTGGTACCAAGCGTGAAGAGGTTGAGCGTGGTCAGGTACTGGCCAAGCCCGGTTCAATTACCCCGCACACCAAATTTGAGGCTGAGGTCTACGTGCTGAGCAAGGATGAGGGTGGTCGACACACTCCATTCTTCAACGGATATCGTCCCCAGTTCTACTTCCGCACCACTGATGTAACGGGTGCTTGTGATCTTCCAGAAGGTATCGAAATGGTCATGCCGGGTGACAACGTCAAGATGACGGTCAGCCTGATTGCCCCGATTGCGATGGAAGATGGTCTGCGCTTCGCGATTCGTGAAGGTGGTCGTACCGTAGGTGCGGGTGTTGTAGCAAAGGTTATTGAGTAA
- the rplK gene encoding 50S ribosomal protein L11, translating into MAKKVEAYIKLQVPAGQANPSPPVGPALGQHGLNIMDFCKAFNAQTQSLEQGLPVPVVITVYNDRSFTFILKTPPAAVLLKKAAGVPKGSGTPNTNKVGKVNRAQLEEIATTKMPDLTAADMDAAVRTIAGTARSMGLETEGVE; encoded by the coding sequence ATGGCTAAGAAAGTAGAGGCTTATATTAAGCTGCAGGTGCCTGCTGGTCAGGCAAATCCAAGTCCACCCGTTGGTCCTGCTCTGGGTCAGCACGGTCTGAATATTATGGACTTCTGTAAGGCGTTTAATGCGCAGACACAGAGTCTTGAGCAGGGTCTTCCTGTTCCAGTTGTTATTACCGTATATAACGATCGCAGCTTCACTTTTATCCTCAAAACCCCGCCTGCTGCAGTTCTGTTGAAGAAGGCAGCTGGTGTACCTAAGGGTTCTGGTACTCCTAATACCAATAAGGTCGGCAAGGTTAACCGTGCGCAGCTCGAAGAGATCGCGACCACCAAGATGCCAGATCTGACGGCAGCCGATATGGATGCCGCAGTACGCACCATCGCGGGTACCGCTCGCAGCATGGGTCTTGAAACCGAGGGGGTTGAATAA
- a CDS encoding UDP-glucose dehydrogenase family protein, whose translation MKVTIYGSGYVGLVTGACLAQVGNDVLCVDIDPRKIDMLNNDEIPIYEPGLEDIVRSNRLAGRLNFTLDVQKGVDHGLFQFIAVGTPPDEDGSADLQHVLAVAKSIGEHIDEHKVVINKSTVPVGTADKVRAQIEEVLASRSVDAEFDVVSNPEFLKEGAAIEDFMRPDRIVIGTDNHRATELLRTLYAPFNRSHDRLVEMDIRSAELTKYASNAMLATKISFMNELANLAEQLGADIENVRIGMGSDPRIGYHFIYPGAGYGGSCFPKDVQALERTADQIGYNAELLRSVEAVNYRQKQRLFQKIETHFKGDLAGKSFALWGLSFKPNTDDMREAPSRVLMEALWAAGAKVQAFDPEAMEETSRIYGERNDLKLCEDHDEALQGADALVVVTEWNLFRSPDMDKIKSALSEPTVFDGRNLYDPQTMNELGFEYYAIGRGK comes from the coding sequence ATGAAAGTAACGATATATGGTTCAGGCTACGTCGGCCTAGTCACAGGCGCCTGCCTCGCTCAAGTCGGTAATGACGTTCTTTGTGTAGACATCGATCCACGCAAAATTGACATGCTCAACAACGACGAAATTCCGATCTATGAACCAGGTCTTGAGGATATTGTTCGAAGCAATCGTCTCGCAGGACGCCTCAATTTTACCCTCGATGTCCAGAAAGGCGTTGATCACGGGCTATTTCAGTTCATTGCAGTTGGCACCCCACCCGACGAGGACGGCTCCGCCGATCTGCAACATGTACTCGCCGTTGCAAAGAGCATTGGTGAGCACATAGATGAACATAAGGTAGTCATTAACAAATCTACGGTACCTGTTGGAACCGCCGACAAGGTCCGAGCACAAATCGAAGAAGTGCTTGCTAGTCGTAGCGTGGATGCTGAATTTGATGTTGTCTCCAACCCAGAGTTCCTTAAAGAGGGTGCCGCGATTGAAGATTTCATGCGCCCCGACAGAATTGTCATCGGCACCGACAACCATCGTGCGACTGAGCTGTTACGCACACTCTATGCTCCATTCAATCGCAGCCATGACCGCCTCGTAGAGATGGACATCCGTTCAGCCGAACTCACCAAATACGCCTCAAATGCAATGCTTGCTACTAAGATTAGCTTCATGAATGAATTAGCTAATCTAGCTGAGCAACTCGGTGCTGACATTGAAAATGTCCGAATTGGTATGGGCTCTGACCCCCGTATTGGCTACCACTTTATCTATCCTGGCGCGGGCTATGGTGGCTCCTGCTTCCCTAAAGATGTACAAGCCCTTGAACGAACTGCCGACCAGATTGGATATAACGCCGAACTACTCAGATCCGTTGAGGCCGTTAACTACAGACAGAAACAGCGTCTTTTCCAAAAGATTGAGACACATTTCAAAGGCGATTTAGCTGGGAAGTCCTTTGCACTATGGGGGCTTTCATTTAAACCCAACACCGATGACATGCGTGAAGCACCCAGCCGTGTTTTGATGGAAGCACTTTGGGCAGCAGGCGCAAAGGTTCAAGCCTTTGATCCCGAGGCAATGGAAGAGACAAGTAGAATCTATGGTGAGCGTAACGACCTAAAACTTTGCGAAGACCATGACGAGGCTCTGCAGGGCGCCGACGCACTCGTTGTCGTCACAGAGTGGAACCTCTTCCGTAGCCCTGACATGGATAAGATCAAATCGGCTCTCTCTGAACCAACTGTCTTTGATGGACGCAACCTCTACGACCCACAAACCATGAATGAACTCGGGTTTGAATACTATGCAATAGGTCGAGGAAAATAA
- the rplL gene encoding 50S ribosomal protein L7/L12, producing MAVSKDDILEAISNMTVMEVVDLISAMEEKFGVTAAAAVAAAPAGGGDAGGAAEEQTEFDVVMTSFGSNKVSVIKAVRGITGLGLKEAKELVEGAPSPIKEGVDKAEADEVKGQLEEAGASVEIK from the coding sequence ATGGCAGTATCTAAAGACGATATTCTGGAAGCGATTTCCAACATGACCGTAATGGAGGTCGTTGATCTGATCTCCGCTATGGAAGAGAAGTTCGGCGTAACCGCAGCGGCAGCAGTTGCTGCAGCACCTGCTGGTGGCGGCGACGCTGGTGGCGCTGCTGAAGAGCAGACCGAGTTTGACGTTGTTATGACCAGCTTCGGTTCTAACAAGGTATCGGTCATCAAGGCTGTTCGTGGTATCACCGGTCTTGGCCTCAAGGAGGCTAAGGAGCTGGTTGAAGGCGCTCCTTCTCCAATCAAGGAAGGCGTTGACAAGGCTGAGGCCGACGAAGTTAAGGGCCAGCTCGAAGAGGCTGGTGCTAGCGTAGAAATCAAGTAA
- the nusG gene encoding transcription termination/antitermination protein NusG, producing MAMRWYVVQAYSGFEHHVKRSLEERVGRSGLQEQFGEILVPTEEVVEMREGQQRKSERKFFPGYVLVQMDMDDETWHMVKDVPKVLGFIGGTSDKPAPITDREADAILQRVQEGIEKPRPKVLFEAGEVVRITDGPFNDFNGVVEEVDYEKSRLRVAVSIFGRSTPVDLEFGQVEKG from the coding sequence ATGGCTATGCGTTGGTATGTGGTGCAGGCCTATTCTGGCTTCGAACATCATGTAAAGCGTTCCCTCGAGGAGCGTGTTGGTCGTAGTGGCCTGCAGGAACAGTTTGGCGAAATTCTCGTGCCCACCGAAGAGGTGGTTGAAATGCGTGAGGGTCAGCAGCGTAAGAGTGAGCGCAAGTTTTTTCCTGGGTACGTTCTGGTTCAGATGGATATGGACGATGAGACCTGGCACATGGTTAAAGATGTGCCAAAGGTGCTTGGTTTTATCGGCGGTACCAGTGACAAGCCCGCACCGATAACTGATCGAGAGGCTGATGCCATTCTGCAGCGAGTGCAGGAGGGTATAGAAAAGCCGCGTCCGAAGGTTCTGTTCGAGGCGGGCGAAGTGGTGCGTATTACCGATGGTCCATTCAACGACTTCAATGGTGTTGTAGAAGAGGTCGACTACGAGAAGAGTCGCCTGCGCGTTGCAGTATCCATCTTTGGTCGCTCTACACCGGTTGATCTGGAGTTTGGTCAGGTCGAGAAGGGCTAG
- the rplJ gene encoding 50S ribosomal protein L10, whose amino-acid sequence MALGLEDKKAVVAEVSAVAADAHSAVAAEYRGLTVGEMTELRAAARNGGVYLRVVKNTLARRAVNGTDFECMQDGMTGPLLLAFSQEDPGAAARVIKDFAKDHDKLVVKMVSIGGQMLPASELARLASMPTRDQAISMLMAVMRAPFDKFARTLNEVPGKMVRTVAAVRDAKDAA is encoded by the coding sequence GTGGCATTAGGACTGGAAGACAAGAAAGCAGTAGTTGCCGAAGTATCGGCGGTTGCAGCCGACGCACATTCTGCTGTCGCGGCCGAGTACCGTGGTTTAACGGTAGGTGAGATGACCGAGTTGCGTGCAGCTGCACGCAATGGCGGTGTCTACCTGCGCGTAGTCAAGAACACTTTGGCTCGCCGTGCTGTTAACGGTACCGACTTTGAATGCATGCAGGATGGTATGACTGGCCCGCTGCTTCTGGCATTTTCTCAGGAAGATCCAGGTGCTGCGGCGCGTGTAATTAAGGACTTTGCCAAGGATCACGACAAGCTCGTGGTCAAGATGGTTTCAATCGGTGGGCAGATGCTCCCCGCTTCGGAGCTGGCACGTCTGGCAAGTATGCCAACACGCGATCAGGCTATCAGCATGTTGATGGCAGTAATGCGTGCTCCGTTTGACAAGTTTGCTCGTACCCTCAATGAGGTGCCTGGCAAGATGGTTCGTACGGTCGCCGCAGTTCGCGATGCGAAGGATGCTGCCTGA
- the secE gene encoding preprotein translocase subunit SecE, with protein sequence MNAKVEVEGSRLDTLKLLAALGVLVGGVVAFYYFADVAQTWMRVLALLALIAVSAMIALQTDVGRNTWVFLSDARMEVRKVVWPSWNETVQTTLVVLGVVILVGILLWLLDMLLLSGVTSLTSQGG encoded by the coding sequence ATGAATGCGAAAGTAGAAGTGGAGGGCTCCAGGCTCGATACATTGAAGCTGCTGGCCGCACTAGGTGTGCTGGTTGGTGGTGTCGTGGCGTTCTACTACTTTGCCGATGTCGCGCAGACTTGGATGCGCGTCCTCGCGCTTCTTGCGTTGATTGCAGTGTCGGCGATGATTGCGCTGCAGACGGATGTTGGGCGTAACACGTGGGTATTTCTCAGTGATGCGCGCATGGAAGTTCGCAAAGTCGTCTGGCCGAGCTGGAATGAGACGGTGCAGACTACGCTGGTTGTTCTCGGTGTCGTCATTCTAGTCGGTATTCTGCTCTGGCTTCTCGATATGTTGTTGTTGTCAGGTGTTACATCACTGACAAGCCAAGGGGGTTAA
- the rplA gene encoding 50S ribosomal protein L1, producing MAMISKRQKAIDEKVEAGKVYPLDDALAALKELSTVKFKESVDISINLGIDPRKSDQVVRGSTVLPNGTGKSVRVAVFAQGANADAAKEAGADIVGFEDLAESIKGGNMDFDVVIASPDAMRVVGQLGTILGPRGLMPNPKVGTVSPDVAGAVRNAKAGQVRFRADKGGIVHCTIGKIDFEVSALRENLVALLNDVVKLKPSSAKGHYLKKITVSSTMGPGISVDQPSIGL from the coding sequence ATGGCTATGATTTCTAAGCGCCAGAAGGCAATCGACGAGAAGGTTGAGGCAGGAAAGGTCTATCCGCTCGACGATGCACTTGCTGCCCTGAAAGAGCTCTCAACAGTTAAGTTTAAAGAGTCGGTAGACATCTCTATCAATCTCGGTATCGATCCTCGTAAGTCTGACCAGGTTGTACGTGGTTCTACCGTGCTGCCAAATGGTACGGGTAAGAGTGTCCGTGTTGCAGTGTTCGCACAGGGTGCCAATGCAGATGCGGCCAAAGAGGCCGGTGCTGATATCGTCGGTTTTGAAGATCTCGCCGAGTCAATCAAGGGTGGCAACATGGATTTTGATGTTGTTATCGCTTCACCTGATGCAATGCGAGTGGTTGGGCAGCTCGGTACCATTCTTGGTCCGCGTGGCCTGATGCCTAATCCGAAGGTAGGCACCGTGAGCCCAGATGTGGCTGGTGCGGTTCGCAATGCCAAGGCGGGTCAGGTTCGTTTCCGTGCAGATAAAGGTGGCATCGTTCACTGCACCATCGGCAAGATCGATTTTGAGGTCTCTGCACTGCGCGAGAATCTGGTGGCGCTGCTTAACGATGTTGTAAAGCTGAAGCCTTCATCGGCTAAAGGTCATTACCTGAAGAAGATCACGGTCTCCAGCACCATGGGGCCAGGTATCTCTGTCGATCAGCCCAGCATCGGATTGTAA
- the rpoB gene encoding DNA-directed RNA polymerase subunit beta, with protein sequence MAYSFTEKKRIRKDFGKRPSILEVPYLLATQLDSYRKFLQAGEEVQGRTEAGLHAAFTSVFPIVSYSGNAHLEYVSYRLGEPVFDVKECQQRGMTFAAPLRVRVRLVIYDKDAPAGSKTIKDIKEQEVYMGELPLMTDNGTFVINGTERVIVSQLHRSPGVFFDHDKGKTHSSGKLLFSARVIPYRGSWLDFEFDPKDLLFVRIDRRRKLPVTILLRALGFTNPEILDMFFETNAFHIDGESVNLDLVPERLRGETATFDIKVKGKVLVEAGRRITARHIREMDKAGVTSLEVPAEYLLGKAISHDVVDQETGELICKANDEITEELFGSLVQAGVGDIQTLYTNDLDHGPYISSTLRTDATQSELEAQVEIYRMMRPGEPPTKEAAQTLFNNLFFNAERYDLSGVGRMKFNRRLRRDEDTGSGELSKEDIIEVIKELIDIRNGNGTVDDIDHLGNRRIRSVGEMAENVFRVGLVRVERAVKERLSLAETEGLMPQELINAKPVAAAIKEFFGSSQLSQFMDQNNPLSEVTHKRRVSALGPGGLTRERAGFEVRDVHPTHYGRVCPIETPEGPNIGLINTLAVYARTNSYGFLETPYRKVDDGKVTDQVDYLSAIEEGQFIIAQANATLDDNGALSDELVSARHLNEFTMTTPDQVQYMDVSPKQIVSVAAALIPFLEHDDANRALMGSNMQRQAVPTLRADKPLVGTGVERTVATDSGVTEVALRGGVIESIDASRIVVRASDEETVAGESGVDIYNLTKYTRSNQNTCINQRPLVKPGDKILRGDVLADGPSTDLGELALGQNMLVAFMPWNGYNFEDSILISERVVQEDRFTTIHIEELTCVARDTKLGSEEISADIPNVGEGALSKLDESGIVYIGAEVKPGDILVGKVTPKGETQLTPEEKLLRAIFGEKASDVKDTSLRVPSGMDGTVIDVQVFTRDGVEKDSRALSIEETELEGFKKDLNDQFRIMEGDAYQRVEKILLGKLSDGGPNKLKAGDKVTKSYLADLPKEKWFEIKLRNEESGEQLDAIADQLKSLRKDFDAKLNEKRSKITAGDDLAPGVLKMVKVYLAVKRRIQPGDKMAGRHGNKGVISTIVPVEDMPYLEDGTTADVALNPLGVPSRMNVGQILETHLGWAAKGVGKRIGQMLDTQREIAEMREFLDKVYNTSGKQEDLDSFSDEEIVELAGNLRKGVPMATPVFDGAAEVEIKRMLELAGLPESGQHTLYDGRTGDAFDRPVTVGYMYMLKLNHLVDDKMHARSTGPYSLVTQQPLGGKAQFGGQRFGEMEVWALEAYGAAYTLQEMLTVKSDDVNGRTRMYKNIVDGDHRMEAGMPESFNVLVKEIRSLGINMELEQD encoded by the coding sequence ATGGCCTACAGCTTTACCGAGAAAAAACGCATTCGCAAGGATTTCGGCAAGCGCCCCAGTATTCTGGAAGTGCCCTATCTGCTCGCAACCCAGCTGGATTCTTATCGAAAGTTTCTGCAGGCCGGTGAAGAGGTCCAGGGGCGAACAGAGGCGGGGCTGCATGCAGCCTTTACTTCGGTATTCCCGATTGTCAGCTACTCGGGTAATGCTCACCTCGAGTATGTGAGCTATCGTCTTGGTGAACCCGTATTCGACGTGAAAGAGTGTCAGCAGCGAGGTATGACCTTTGCTGCTCCTCTGCGTGTTCGTGTGCGTCTGGTTATCTACGACAAGGATGCACCAGCTGGTTCGAAGACCATCAAGGATATCAAGGAGCAAGAGGTCTACATGGGTGAGCTACCTCTGATGACCGACAACGGTACCTTTGTTATTAACGGCACTGAGCGAGTTATCGTCTCTCAGCTGCACCGTTCTCCTGGCGTTTTCTTCGATCACGACAAAGGTAAGACTCACTCATCAGGTAAGCTGCTCTTCTCGGCTCGAGTTATCCCTTACCGTGGTTCATGGCTCGACTTTGAATTCGATCCCAAGGATCTACTGTTTGTCCGTATTGACCGTCGTCGCAAGCTGCCAGTAACGATTCTGCTGCGCGCACTTGGGTTTACCAATCCAGAAATTCTCGACATGTTCTTCGAGACAAATGCCTTCCATATTGATGGCGAAAGCGTAAACCTTGATCTGGTTCCAGAGCGTCTGCGTGGTGAGACTGCAACCTTTGATATCAAGGTGAAGGGTAAGGTGCTGGTTGAAGCTGGTCGCCGTATTACCGCACGTCATATCCGTGAGATGGATAAAGCGGGTGTCACCTCGCTGGAGGTTCCTGCTGAGTACCTTCTTGGTAAAGCGATTTCGCATGATGTTGTTGACCAGGAGACTGGTGAGCTGATCTGTAAGGCCAATGATGAGATCACCGAGGAGCTGTTTGGTAGTCTGGTGCAGGCGGGTGTCGGCGACATCCAGACCCTCTACACCAACGATCTCGACCACGGCCCCTACATCTCCTCTACCCTGCGTACCGACGCGACTCAGTCTGAGCTTGAGGCCCAGGTTGAGATCTACCGCATGATGCGTCCTGGTGAGCCACCGACCAAGGAGGCTGCGCAGACCCTGTTTAATAACCTCTTCTTTAATGCAGAGCGTTACGACCTCTCAGGTGTCGGTCGGATGAAGTTCAATCGTCGTCTCAGACGTGACGAAGATACCGGCTCTGGTGAGCTATCTAAAGAGGACATCATTGAGGTCATCAAGGAGTTGATCGACATCCGTAACGGTAATGGCACCGTCGATGATATCGACCATCTCGGTAACCGTCGTATTCGTTCTGTAGGTGAGATGGCGGAGAACGTCTTCCGCGTCGGTCTGGTGCGTGTCGAACGTGCGGTTAAGGAGCGTCTCAGTCTGGCAGAGACCGAAGGTCTGATGCCGCAGGAGCTGATCAACGCCAAGCCTGTTGCTGCAGCAATTAAGGAGTTCTTCGGATCCAGTCAGCTGTCTCAGTTTATGGATCAGAATAACCCACTCTCTGAGGTGACCCACAAACGTCGTGTTTCGGCGCTCGGTCCGGGCGGTCTGACCCGTGAACGTGCCGGCTTTGAGGTGCGCGATGTGCATCCGACTCACTACGGCCGTGTCTGCCCAATCGAGACCCCTGAAGGTCCAAACATCGGCCTGATTAACACCCTCGCGGTCTATGCACGTACTAACAGCTACGGTTTCCTCGAGACCCCTTACCGTAAGGTTGATGATGGCAAGGTGACCGATCAGGTCGACTACCTTTCTGCTATCGAAGAGGGGCAGTTCATTATCGCTCAGGCAAATGCCACGCTTGATGATAATGGTGCGTTGAGTGATGAGCTGGTCTCGGCGCGTCATTTGAATGAGTTCACCATGACCACCCCAGATCAGGTCCAGTATATGGACGTCTCGCCAAAGCAGATCGTATCTGTTGCTGCGGCACTGATTCCGTTCCTTGAGCACGATGATGCTAACCGCGCGCTGATGGGATCGAACATGCAGCGCCAGGCGGTGCCAACTCTGCGTGCCGACAAGCCGCTTGTTGGTACCGGTGTTGAGCGTACCGTTGCGACCGACTCTGGTGTAACCGAGGTAGCGCTACGTGGCGGTGTGATTGAGTCGATTGATGCTTCACGAATCGTGGTGCGCGCCAGCGATGAAGAGACCGTTGCCGGTGAGTCGGGTGTCGATATCTACAACCTGACCAAATACACCCGTTCAAATCAGAACACCTGCATCAATCAGCGTCCACTGGTTAAACCGGGCGACAAGATTCTGCGCGGTGACGTATTGGCCGATGGCCCCTCAACCGATCTCGGTGAGCTAGCGCTGGGTCAGAACATGCTGGTCGCGTTCATGCCGTGGAACGGTTACAACTTTGAGGATTCGATCCTCATCTCTGAACGTGTTGTTCAGGAAGACCGCTTTACTACTATCCATATCGAAGAGCTGACCTGTGTGGCTCGTGATACCAAGCTTGGTTCTGAAGAGATCTCGGCTGATATCCCGAATGTTGGTGAGGGCGCACTCTCCAAGCTGGATGAGTCGGGCATCGTCTACATCGGTGCTGAGGTTAAGCCGGGCGACATCCTGGTCGGTAAGGTTACACCCAAGGGCGAGACGCAGCTGACTCCGGAAGAGAAGCTGTTGCGTGCGATCTTCGGTGAGAAGGCGTCTGATGTTAAGGACACCTCACTGCGCGTTCCATCTGGTATGGACGGTACCGTTATCGATGTGCAGGTCTTCACCCGTGATGGTGTGGAGAAGGATTCACGTGCGCTCTCCATTGAAGAGACTGAACTCGAGGGATTCAAGAAGGATCTCAACGACCAGTTCCGCATTATGGAGGGCGATGCCTACCAGCGTGTAGAGAAGATCCTGCTTGGCAAACTCTCTGATGGTGGCCCGAACAAGCTCAAGGCGGGCGATAAGGTCACCAAGAGCTATCTTGCTGATCTGCCTAAGGAGAAGTGGTTCGAGATCAAGCTGCGCAACGAAGAGAGTGGTGAGCAGCTAGACGCGATCGCTGATCAGCTCAAGTCGCTGCGTAAGGATTTCGACGCCAAGCTCAACGAGAAACGCTCCAAGATCACTGCGGGTGATGACCTCGCACCAGGCGTACTGAAGATGGTTAAGGTCTACCTTGCCGTTAAGCGTCGCATCCAGCCGGGTGACAAGATGGCGGGTCGTCACGGTAATAAGGGTGTTATCTCAACCATCGTTCCGGTTGAGGATATGCCTTACCTCGAAGATGGCACCACCGCTGATGTTGCACTCAACCCGCTGGGCGTTCCTTCGCGTATGAACGTCGGTCAGATTCTTGAGACCCACCTCGGCTGGGCGGCCAAGGGTGTCGGTAAGCGCATTGGACAGATGCTCGATACCCAGCGAGAAATCGCTGAGATGCGTGAGTTCCTCGATAAGGTCTATAACACCAGTGGTAAGCAGGAAGATCTCGATAGCTTTAGCGACGAGGAGATCGTTGAGCTGGCCGGTAATCTGCGTAAGGGTGTGCCGATGGCAACACCTGTATTCGATGGCGCGGCTGAGGTCGAGATCAAGCGCATGCTGGAGCTGGCGGGACTACCCGAGAGCGGTCAGCACACCCTCTACGATGGTCGTACCGGTGACGCCTTTGATCGTCCGGTCACGGTTGGTTACATGTATATGCTCAAGCTGAACCATCTGGTCGACGACAAGATGCATGCGCGTTCTACCGGTCCATACAGCCTGGTTACCCAGCAGCCGCTCGGTGGTAAGGCGCAGTTTGGTGGTCAGCGCTTCGGTGAGATGGAGGTCTGGGCGCTGGAGGCTTACGGCGCAGCCTACACCCTGCAGGAGATGCTCACCGTCAAGTCCGATGATGTTAACGGTCGTACTCGTATGTACAAAAATATCGTTGATGGTGACCACAGAATGGAGGCGGGCATGCCCGAATCCTTCAATGTACTGGTTAAGGAAATTCGCTCCCTCGGTATCAATATGGAGCTGGAGCAGGACTAG